The Salvelinus sp. IW2-2015 unplaced genomic scaffold, ASM291031v2 Un_scaffold11673, whole genome shotgun sequence genome contains the following window.
TGTCCTATCGCCCCAGCCAGCACGGCCTATCACAGCGCAGGGTGGTCATCCGCGGGCTCCTCCCACACACCACCTACACCTTCACGGTTCAATCGGAGAACGGCGTTTCACAGCTCAGCCTATCGGAACCCTCCGTGGAAAGGGTCAATATCACCACCAGCCGAGACGGTATGA
Protein-coding sequences here:
- the LOC112080093 gene encoding ephrin type-B receptor 4b-like; the encoded protein is MVTLEWSEPLEHGGRGDLTYSVGCVRCGASSQRACLPCEEGVSYRPSQHGLSQRRVVIRGLLPHTTYTFTVQSENGVSQLSLSEPSVERVNITTSRD